AGCGTGATGCTGCTCAAAGCCTCGGTTGCGTGAGGCTTATTCAATTTgtagaaggaaaggagaggaaaagggagatgctgctgctgaccCTCCTCTGCTGTGCAATGAATAAAGACATTCTCCAGACCTTCCTTACAATGAAGGCAGAACACAATCCTTTCTTTTTAGGTTTCCCTCTTCTTTAGACTCACCAGCTGGTTTTACGACATATGGGCTTCTCGTAAGGCTTGTCTAAACTAGAAAAAAACTAAGCTTGTTGGCAAACAGTAATCTTCTCCCTGGATTCCCCCAGGGACCCTCTGTCTGCTCACAGTTACTATTCAATCGCTGTTTAGTTCACCCAGAGGCTCCATCTCAACTGTGTAATTCATATCCCATAAGGCTATACCGCTCTGCGGCCAAGCCCCCTGGCACTGGAGGGAGTTGGGAAAAATGAGCAGCAGCTCAGCCGGGGGTCAGGGCGTACCTCCGACTCTCCCAGTTTGGGTGAGGGTTTTGGTACTGGGGAATCTCACAGCAGGGACAGTCTGGCCCAGCATCACCCAGTGCCCAGGGCTGGgacccctctctcctcccaggaGGGCTTTGGCCCCATGCCCAACACCGGAGTTGGCCCAGCCACCTGCTCAAAGGGGTCCCCCGAACTGCGCTGGCCCCACGTGGAAGCCTTCATCCAACAGCCCATGTGTCTGGGCTCTGAGGGCACCTCCGACCCCCCTGCCAGCCCTctacccccccaaaacacccccttCTCTTGACATTGTACCCCAACGCTTTCACAGAGTCCTGAGAGCCATtcagcaccccagggtgccgcAGGACCCACTAGTCCTGTCAcatcctgccccccccagcactTCAAGACACACCCCACAGGACCTCCCATTGCATCCGTCCCCCAACTCCCCACACCCTACAGGGCTCCCCattgcccctgccccacagagccccccaGATCTCCGCTGTCCGCCAAGGGCCCTCGCTCCACAGGCCCCCCCTTCGCCTCCACCTCACAGCGCCCCCAGAttgctcccccacccccaacatcTCGCAGGGCCCCCCATTTCCCCCATCCACCTACTCCCTGCGCTCCACAGGGCCCCCAGATCATGCCCAGCCCCCAATACCCCACAGGGCATCCCAATTGTCCCCAACTCCAACACCtacacccccccccacaggctCACCcatcgcctcccccacccccaacagccGACAGGGCTCCCCATtgctccctgccccacagagcgCCCGGATCTCCGCTGTCCGCCAACACCCTCCGCCCCACAAGGccccccccattgcccccataCCCCCAACCCGCCCCCACAAGGCCCCCCGATCAcccctgcccccgccgcccccccgatcGCCCCCCCCTTCCGGCCCCCTCACCCTGCGCGGAagcgccggcgccccccgcccgctccATGCCGGCCTCTCGCCTCAGCCCGCCCAACCGTCCGTCCGCCGCGGCCAACCGCCCCGCCGCGCTCATTGGCCAGCGCCTTCTTCAAACCGTCCAATGGagagcgcggagccgccggcgccgggaGGGCCCGCGGGCGAGAGTTGTCGCGATTGGTTGGAGGCGGGCAGAGGGGCGGGAAGAACGCGGGCCGCCCGTTGGGGGCGGGGAAAGGAAGTGGGCGTGGCTTGTCGAAAGGGGCGGGGCTAGTCATTTAAAAGCagagcgggcgggggcgaggtgggcgttggcgttggcgttggcgttggcgttggcgttggcgttggcgttggcgttggcgttggcgttggcgttggcgttggcgttggcgttggcgttggcgttggcgttggcgttggcgttggcgttggcgttggcgttggcgttggcgttggcgttggcgtgGCTCAGGCCCGGCCCGAAGCGGCGCGTGGTGCCCGAGCggagcagggagaagagggagcgccGCTGCTTGGTGCTGCTCCCTGGCACGGGGCCATCTGCCTGCTGCGGGGAAGGgtgtgagagagggagaggagcaagGTTGGGGCGGGCAAGGCGGCCCCCGGCTTGACGCTCCCCTTGATCTGCAGTGATGACACGCAGGAATTTTGGGGCTGATGCAATACAGAGAAGGGAGAGAGGCGCTCGGGGAGTTggcagccttggcctcctgccctgccctttcccagggttgtgatgagtgggtGGCTCTGCTGGGAAGTGCCCTGGGGCCTCGGTGTCCTCATGCAGGGGGTGGATGgacatggtggtggtggtgtccccTGGGCCGGCTGTAACCCATGGGTGCCAGGTGGGAGGCGGCTCCCTGTgggcagaggcccagctctcagGCTGGGCCCCTTTACCATGGTGACTGTTGGGAGCATCCTAGATGCTGGGAAAATGGGGGAGAGAGATGCTTCCCCCGCTCCAGACTGGTCTTTACTGGTGGTGAGGCTCAGTCAGTGGCTGCCAGAGGGGTTGTGGGATGCGTCCCAAGGCCACCTTGCTTTTTTGGGGATGGGGAAAGGAGCCCCAGGGGTGTTAAGCGGAGCTTAACCAGAGCTGCTCCCGAGCTGTGCGGGCTGGGTCCCAGTGCTATGGCCATGCTGTGGTCTGGATGTGACCCATCACCCTCCCTGGGATGTTTCCCCCTTGCCTGGGCTCCCAGGGTGGATTTGGCCATCATCTGCCCTCCGCTCGctggcactggggcaggttggagatatgccggggcgggggggacagagACCTCCTGAGTTATGCAATTGTGTTTTGCTccccaaaacccccagggactaAATCCTGTTCCCTCTGCAGTGTGTAGCCCAGCAGCACGTCATTCTCAAgggcatggggacagggcagggTCAATGTTGGGGGCTCTGAAGCCAGGCCACCTGCCAGAGGGAAGCCAGGAGGGTGCATCCCTCCTGGGGCCCTGTAAAGGCCTGGAGGTAGCCAAGGCCACTAGAGCTTGGGGAGGGTGGGTGGCTTCCAGGCTGGGTTTAAGGCTGCCACAGGATGGGGTGTGGGGTGGTCCCTAGGCTCTGTGCAGTCTCCAGGGCTCTGGAGTTGTTCCCGGGCTCTTGGGTGATTCCTGGGTGGTCCCTGGGCTCTAGGTTTGTACCCTGATATGTGGAGGAAggatgagaaagaggaaaaaccaACGCAGAACCAGAGAGTCCCCAAAAGCACCTGAAACCGTGGGATTTTCCTGCTGATGATGCCCAACTTGAGAGTGGGTCCCTCCCTGCCCGAAACCATCCCCGGATCGTTTAATCCTGGGCTGCCCTGCAAGAGTGACAAGCCGAGAAATGCAACCATGGGGAAGTTTTTATTTCAACAGTTTTCAGTCAGCAATTCAGTCATTGCTAAGACaggcaaataataaaaatacaatagTTATGTTCAGAAGCTATGTAAATTAAAAGCAATGGACCAACATAATAAATAAGTATAAATTGACTGCGACTCAGGCCCACAGGGCCCAGAGCTGCTATTTCACATGAAATAGATCTTccgtggggcagggaagggagcaggTCCCAGCCACGCGGGTTAGCTGGCTTGTACTCGGTACATACGGCCTGAAAACCAGTGACTGCTGGTTTGGTTTGGTGCAGGGGCAGCTCagtgcctgctcagccggtacgTGGTGATGTTCACCTGGTCGGGCTGGTTGGTGATGCCCACTGGCTGCTTGGACTGCAGCGAGGTGCAGACGAACCAGCCGGGAAAGGCGGCCGACTCGAAACGCGTGGTCCCCTCCGCCGGGCTGTCCAGGCGGTAGAAGATGAAGCGGGTCAGCTCGAAGCTGTCGATGTCCTTGGTGATGTCGGCCTCCTGCAGCGGGGCGAGCCACAAGTCAGAGAAAGGAGTCAGGCCTCCCCACCGGGTCGGGGTAAGAGGGATGTTGGCAAAgcccggggacacgggggacgcaGGGCAGGGTGCCGCCTCGGAGCCCACTCACCTCCAGCTGCAGCATGGGCTTGGCACCGCTCATCACGCACGACATGTAGAGTTTGTACCCCTTGATGCCCAGGGCCACGGGCACCTGCATGGCCCCGGGGTTGCCCTGCGAGCTCTTGGGCCGGTACAGAGCGATGTTGAGCTTCACTGCAGAGAGAAGAGACAGGGTCAGCGGGCTGTCCCTGGGGCTGGTGGCGAAGGGAGCGGGATGGTGCTGGGGTGCCCTCACCTTTCCGGCTGGCGGAGGGGCCCTGCAGGTGCAGGGCCACGAGCTGGGTGGGCGACTCCAGCACGAAGCTCTTGTGGTTGATGTCGAGGATGTCGAAGGACAGCGAGCGGGTGTAGCGGTACACGGGGGCCCCTGCGTAGCTGCTCTCTAACCGCTGGAAGGGAACGGGCTCTGCGGGGTAGGACACTGTTAGGAGGGGTGCCAGCATGCCCAGCGGTGACAGCACCCACTCACACCTCCCTCCAGTGACTTCCCCATCGTCCAAAGCCACACTGCAACCGTACCGAAAACGGTATCCAGGAAGCTCCCAAGATCGCTGTCGGCAAAGTCCTGGTGTGACGGCCTCTTCAAGAGCTTGGTCGTGGCCACCATGAGCACGGCGACCTGGCGGAAGGTCTTGGTGGGGTGTCCCTCCGTGATGGTCACCTGGACATCTACCTCCGAGGGGCTCTGGCCAGATGATTTCAGGTCTGAGCTCAGGCGAGGCTTCTGGAGAGAGATGGGGATGTGGTATGAGAGCCTGGCTTTTCTGCCGTGCCCCAGAGAGGGGACACCCGTGGGGCCGGGCTCTGGTTGGGGCTGTtcccacgtccccacgtccccgtctACCTTCTGCAGGCAGACGTAGTCGGGTCCATAAAATGTCTCCTCGGTCAGGCTGGAAAGCAAAGAGAGCcggtgaggccagtgccagggctgcatcGCCCCTGCCCCAGCGTCGCGTCCCCGCCACCCCTGGGCCATGCCGCCGCCGTGACCCCGCTTACCTGTTGCTCTCCAGC
The DNA window shown above is from Struthio camelus isolate bStrCam1 chromosome 27, bStrCam1.hap1, whole genome shotgun sequence and carries:
- the LOC104148037 gene encoding interleukin-1 beta isoform X1, translated to MKTRHAGAGLRERRGHAASSTGGASAPFGQVLQPVAEMAFVPDLDMLESNSLTEETFYGPDYVCLQKVDGDVGTWEQPQPEPGPTGVPSLGHGRKARLSYHIPISLQKPRLSSDLKSSGQSPSEVDVQVTITEGHPTKTFRQVAVLMVATTKLLKRPSHQDFADSDLGSFLDTVFEPVPFQRLESSYAGAPVYRYTRSLSFDILDINHKSFVLESPTQLVALHLQGPSASRKVKLNIALYRPKSSQGNPGAMQVPVALGIKGYKLYMSCVMSGAKPMLQLEEADITKDIDSFELTRFIFYRLDSPAEGTTRFESAAFPGWFVCTSLQSKQPVGITNQPDQVNITTYRLSRH
- the LOC104148037 gene encoding interleukin-1 beta isoform X2 codes for the protein MKTRHAGAGLRERRGHAASSTGGASAPFGQVLQPVAEMAFVPDLDMLESNSLTEETFYGPDYVCLQKKPRLSSDLKSSGQSPSEVDVQVTITEGHPTKTFRQVAVLMVATTKLLKRPSHQDFADSDLGSFLDTVFEPVPFQRLESSYAGAPVYRYTRSLSFDILDINHKSFVLESPTQLVALHLQGPSASRKVKLNIALYRPKSSQGNPGAMQVPVALGIKGYKLYMSCVMSGAKPMLQLEEADITKDIDSFELTRFIFYRLDSPAEGTTRFESAAFPGWFVCTSLQSKQPVGITNQPDQVNITTYRLSRH